Proteins found in one Cyanobium sp. ATX 6F1 genomic segment:
- the coaE gene encoding dephospho-CoA kinase (Dephospho-CoA kinase (CoaE) performs the final step in coenzyme A biosynthesis.) produces MSASGSSRQRRIGLTGGIASGKSTVGRLLIERHGLPLLDADAFAREALAPGSPGARAVAERYGDLVAGGNPVQVDRAALGRIVFADSAERTWLEGLVHPAVRARFEAELARLVAEPVVVLMVPLLFEAGLEGLCSEIWLVDCDPEEQRERLMTRDGFSRAEAEARLAAQWPLERKRARADVLIDNRGAPEGLEVQVQRALALSP; encoded by the coding sequence ATGTCTGCCTCGGGTTCCAGCCGCCAACGCCGCATCGGCCTGACCGGCGGCATCGCCAGCGGCAAGAGCACGGTGGGGCGCCTGCTGATCGAACGGCACGGCCTGCCGCTGCTCGATGCCGACGCCTTCGCCCGCGAGGCCCTGGCCCCCGGCAGCCCGGGCGCCCGGGCCGTGGCGGAGCGCTACGGAGACCTGGTGGCCGGGGGGAACCCAGTGCAGGTGGACCGCGCTGCCCTGGGGAGGATCGTGTTCGCCGATTCCGCTGAGCGGACCTGGCTCGAGGGCCTTGTCCACCCGGCGGTGCGGGCGAGATTCGAGGCCGAACTGGCGCGGCTGGTAGCCGAGCCCGTGGTGGTGCTGATGGTCCCGTTGCTGTTCGAGGCCGGGCTGGAGGGGCTGTGCAGTGAAATCTGGCTGGTGGACTGCGACCCTGAGGAGCAACGGGAGCGGCTGATGACCCGCGATGGCTTCAGCCGGGCGGAAGCCGAGGCCCGCCTGGCGGCCCAGTGGCCCCTGGAACGCAAACGGGCCCGCGCCGATGTGCTGATCGACAACCGGGGCGCGCCCGAGGGCCTGGAGGTTCAGGTGCAGCGGGCCCTGGCCCTCAGCCCTTGA
- a CDS encoding cyclic nucleotide-binding domain-containing protein: MQLFSAWSERQAHLTRWVLLLGWLGLIVSLLIPNVDPWPFNINHCGQLLECHTHEGNQIFWGLVVPSGLLTLVVLSHELWRRICPLAFISQLFRALHWQRTVAGKGSRREVVKIEANSWLGQHHVQLQWSLFIAGLSLRLLVVNSSTVGLGLFLLLTVAAALVVGWAYGGKAWCQYFCPMAPVQTVVTGQRSLLGSPAHMDTSSKITQSMCRTYGDKGKLQSACVACQAPCIDIDSERAYWQTFSAKRGLDWAWLSYPGLVLGFFLLIRAESREGVDYLRTGLWAYDARHVDAILQPLQLWGLNTLLPRLISLPALLVLAAVLSVLIFSWLQRQLERRLAALGERAADVARQRTRLLASFLAVNVFFWFADPSLGALGGKGGQLIRSVVLIASGMWLYRGWSRDKATYTRESTSASLRKQLEKLMPELDALLEGRSLQELSANEVFTLAKVLPVQISATKRGIYREVMSDLFDTGRLDRAAALVQLEELRQSLGLVEEDHHAAVRELAITDPRILQLDYRQREIRGLRQEAAAEAIEDLLEASRSLDLSAALASPSHQEGLERIRAEFVLDEASWGELLARFGPTSAFSRQRLEEEWEELRAQLAARISLEQATASDPLIRPLLPVIDRRLTSLFVIIWPGLAHFSDDDPLVRRFAALLPLAPPLVLSQLRRREQRLVMEPGEGSINLEPLPDPSDALEALWRDPDPDTALWVLWVQDRRAPERAAALRRQPRVGLPDSPALRQLLAGVDVPHSDRLTQLLQVPLGADLSPAALFSMLRWGDQRRLEPGEALFSVGDQPDIVAILLEGSCEVYRDDGVGNPMALMAQIRVGEPIGEVAFFTDHPRRAEVRAGAEPATVLVFTASHFEELLSQSTEFSRSLLEQLSVRLEDLYAKVGPASVYR, from the coding sequence TTGCAACTGTTCAGTGCCTGGTCGGAGCGTCAGGCCCATCTCACCCGCTGGGTGCTGCTGCTGGGCTGGCTGGGGTTGATCGTCTCGCTGCTGATCCCGAACGTCGATCCCTGGCCGTTCAACATCAACCACTGCGGCCAGCTCCTGGAATGCCACACCCATGAGGGCAACCAGATCTTCTGGGGCCTGGTGGTGCCCAGCGGTCTGCTGACCCTGGTGGTGTTGAGCCATGAGCTCTGGCGCCGGATCTGCCCCTTGGCGTTCATCTCCCAGCTGTTCCGGGCCCTGCACTGGCAGCGCACCGTGGCCGGCAAGGGCAGCCGTAGGGAGGTGGTGAAGATCGAGGCCAACTCCTGGCTGGGCCAACACCACGTGCAGTTGCAGTGGAGCCTGTTCATCGCCGGCCTCAGCCTCCGTCTGTTGGTGGTCAACAGCAGCACCGTGGGCCTGGGTCTGTTCCTGCTGCTCACGGTGGCGGCGGCCCTGGTGGTGGGCTGGGCCTATGGCGGCAAGGCCTGGTGCCAGTACTTCTGCCCGATGGCGCCGGTGCAGACCGTGGTCACGGGCCAGCGCAGCCTGCTGGGAAGCCCCGCCCACATGGACACCAGCTCCAAGATCACCCAGTCGATGTGCCGCACCTACGGCGACAAGGGCAAGCTCCAGAGCGCCTGTGTGGCCTGCCAGGCCCCCTGCATCGACATCGATTCGGAACGGGCCTACTGGCAGACCTTCAGCGCCAAGCGTGGCCTCGACTGGGCCTGGTTGTCCTATCCCGGCTTGGTGCTGGGCTTTTTCCTGCTCATCCGCGCCGAGTCCCGCGAGGGCGTCGATTACCTGCGCACGGGCCTGTGGGCCTACGACGCCCGCCATGTTGATGCGATCCTTCAGCCCCTGCAGTTGTGGGGCTTGAACACGCTGCTGCCGCGGCTGATCTCCCTGCCGGCGCTGCTGGTGCTGGCGGCTGTCCTCTCGGTGCTGATCTTCTCCTGGCTGCAACGGCAGCTGGAACGCCGGCTGGCGGCCCTCGGGGAGCGGGCCGCCGATGTGGCCCGGCAGCGCACCCGCCTGCTGGCCAGCTTCCTGGCGGTGAACGTCTTCTTCTGGTTTGCTGATCCCTCCCTGGGGGCGTTGGGGGGCAAGGGCGGCCAGCTCATCCGCTCCGTGGTGCTGATCGCCAGCGGCATGTGGCTCTACCGCGGCTGGTCCCGGGACAAGGCCACCTACACCCGCGAGAGCACCAGCGCCAGCCTGCGCAAGCAGCTCGAGAAGCTCATGCCCGAGCTGGACGCCTTGCTTGAGGGGCGCTCGCTCCAGGAGCTCAGCGCCAACGAGGTGTTCACCCTCGCCAAGGTGCTGCCGGTCCAGATCAGCGCCACCAAGCGCGGCATCTACCGGGAGGTGATGTCCGACCTGTTCGACACCGGCCGACTGGACCGGGCCGCGGCCCTGGTGCAGTTGGAGGAGCTGCGCCAATCCCTGGGGCTGGTGGAGGAGGACCACCACGCCGCCGTGCGCGAACTGGCGATCACCGACCCGCGCATCCTGCAGCTGGACTACCGCCAGAGGGAGATCCGTGGCCTGCGCCAGGAGGCCGCCGCCGAGGCGATCGAAGATCTGCTCGAGGCCAGCCGCAGCCTCGACCTCAGTGCCGCCCTCGCCTCCCCCAGCCATCAGGAGGGCCTGGAGCGCATCCGCGCTGAATTCGTGCTCGATGAGGCCAGCTGGGGGGAGCTGCTGGCCCGTTTTGGCCCCACCTCGGCCTTCTCCCGCCAGCGCCTCGAGGAGGAATGGGAGGAGCTGCGCGCCCAGCTTGCGGCCCGCATCAGCCTGGAGCAGGCCACCGCCAGCGATCCTCTGATCCGCCCTTTGCTGCCGGTGATCGACCGACGCCTCACCAGCCTGTTCGTGATCATCTGGCCCGGTCTTGCACATTTCAGCGACGACGACCCCTTGGTGCGGCGTTTCGCGGCGCTGCTGCCCCTGGCGCCGCCGTTGGTGTTGAGCCAGCTCAGGCGCAGGGAGCAGCGCCTGGTGATGGAGCCAGGGGAGGGCTCCATCAACCTGGAGCCCTTGCCCGATCCCTCCGATGCCCTCGAAGCCCTCTGGCGCGATCCCGATCCCGACACCGCCCTGTGGGTGCTGTGGGTGCAGGACCGGCGCGCGCCGGAGCGGGCCGCCGCCCTGCGCCGGCAGCCGCGGGTGGGTCTGCCGGACAGCCCGGCCCTGCGCCAGTTGCTGGCGGGGGTGGATGTGCCCCACAGCGATCGGCTCACCCAGCTGCTCCAGGTCCCCCTGGGGGCCGACCTCTCCCCGGCGGCCCTGTTCAGCATGTTGCGCTGGGGAGACCAGCGGCGGCTCGAGCCCGGTGAGGCTCTGTTCAGCGTCGGCGATCAACCCGACATCGTCGCGATCCTGCTGGAGGGCAGCTGTGAGGTCTACCGCGACGACGGAGTGGGGAATCCGATGGCCCTGATGGCCCAGATCCGCGTGGGCGAGCCGATCGGCGAGGTGGCTTTCTTCACCGATCATCCCCGCCGGGCCGAGGTGCGCGCCGGCGCCGAACCCGCGACGGTGCTGGTGTTCACCGCGTCCCATTTCGAAGAGCTGCTGTCGCAATCGACCGAGTTCAGCCGCAGCCTGCTGGAGCAGCTGTCGGTTCGGCTGGAAGATCTCTACGCCAAGGTGGGCCCGGCCAGCGTGTACCGCTGA
- the argJ gene encoding bifunctional glutamate N-acetyltransferase/amino-acid acetyltransferase ArgJ → MHPERSLALTLPTPWQPIAGGITAPAGFLAAGATAGLKASGKSDLSLLLAPVGAVCAGSFTTNRVRAACVDLCAERLAASGGRARAVLTNSGQANACTGSRGLADSLTATAELAHRLGLAAEEVLICSTGVIGVPIPIDTLVAGLDPLVAALGPEGGAAAATAILTTDLTNKQIALEAHLGGRRVRLGGMAKGSGMIHPQMATMLGYLTCDAGVPAELWRAMVQRAVERSFNAITVDGDTSTNDTFLAFAAGAPLPPEHFEALEAGLTAVSQHLAQAIARDGEGATCLIEVRVEGAASDADARAIARTVCGSSLVKCAVHGRDPNWGRIVAAAGRAGAAFDPEAVALWLGEHQLMAAGQPLVFDRPGASSYLKARAEGDYLGGTGPGGDTVLIRLRVGEGSGTGIAWGCDLSDQYVRINADYTT, encoded by the coding sequence ATGCACCCAGAGCGATCCCTCGCCTTGACCCTTCCGACCCCCTGGCAGCCCATCGCCGGTGGCATCACCGCTCCGGCGGGCTTCCTCGCCGCCGGCGCCACCGCTGGCCTCAAAGCCTCCGGCAAGAGCGACCTCTCCCTGCTGCTGGCGCCCGTTGGGGCCGTTTGCGCCGGCAGCTTCACCACCAACCGGGTGCGGGCCGCCTGTGTGGACCTCTGCGCCGAACGGCTGGCCGCCAGCGGTGGCCGCGCCCGGGCGGTGCTCACCAACTCAGGCCAGGCCAATGCCTGCACCGGATCACGGGGCCTGGCCGACAGCCTGACGGCTACGGCCGAACTGGCCCATCGCCTGGGTCTGGCCGCCGAGGAGGTGCTGATCTGCTCCACCGGCGTGATCGGGGTGCCGATCCCGATCGACACCCTGGTGGCGGGCCTCGATCCCCTGGTGGCGGCCCTGGGCCCCGAGGGGGGCGCCGCCGCCGCCACGGCGATCCTCACCACCGACCTGACGAACAAGCAGATCGCCCTGGAGGCCCACCTGGGTGGCCGGCGGGTGCGCCTCGGCGGCATGGCCAAGGGCTCCGGGATGATCCACCCCCAGATGGCCACGATGCTGGGCTATCTCACGTGCGATGCGGGTGTGCCGGCGGAGTTGTGGCGCGCCATGGTGCAGCGGGCGGTGGAGCGCTCCTTCAACGCGATCACGGTGGACGGCGACACCAGCACCAACGACACGTTCCTGGCCTTTGCCGCCGGTGCGCCCCTGCCACCGGAGCACTTCGAGGCGCTGGAGGCCGGCCTGACGGCGGTGTCGCAGCACCTGGCCCAAGCGATTGCCCGTGATGGTGAGGGGGCCACCTGCCTGATCGAGGTGCGGGTGGAGGGTGCCGCCAGCGACGCCGACGCCCGCGCCATCGCCCGCACCGTCTGCGGCTCGTCGCTGGTGAAATGCGCCGTCCACGGCCGCGACCCCAACTGGGGCCGGATCGTGGCCGCGGCGGGCCGGGCCGGGGCGGCCTTCGATCCGGAGGCGGTGGCCCTCTGGCTCGGGGAGCACCAACTGATGGCGGCGGGTCAGCCCCTGGTGTTCGATCGACCGGGGGCCTCCAGCTATCTCAAGGCCCGTGCCGAAGGTGACTACCTGGGCGGCACGGGCCCCGGCGGCGACACGGTGCTCATTCGGCTGCGGGTGGGGGAGGGGTCCGGCACGGGCATCGCCTGGGGCTGTGACCTATCGGATCAATACGTGCGCATCAACGCCGACTACACCACCTGA
- a CDS encoding ribbon-helix-helix domain-containing protein, protein MAKSRVGHNTQFKAPARISITIPESVNERLIAISREQGRSLSNLAAYLLEWAISNEPNCHAILSEKQSSE, encoded by the coding sequence GTGGCGAAATCGCGGGTCGGACACAACACCCAGTTCAAGGCACCCGCGCGCATCAGCATCACGATCCCCGAAAGCGTCAACGAACGACTGATCGCCATCTCGCGCGAACAGGGACGTTCCCTGAGCAATCTCGCTGCCTACCTGCTCGAGTGGGCCATCTCCAACGAGCCGAACTGCCACGCGATCCTCAGCGAGAAGCAGTCTTCGGAGTGA